In the genome of Patescibacteria group bacterium, one region contains:
- a CDS encoding prepilin-type N-terminal cleavage/methylation domain-containing protein, whose amino-acid sequence METIFNKNKKGFSLIELIIVLAIISILTSIIITGLSSFNRKEALEKDTQVVVDMLRQARSQTLASHNASQYGVYFATSSITLFTGTTYSAVSSSNNVYTFNPQVSISNIGLTSSSTSIVFSRLSGEASHTGTITLLSPATSSPKTVTIYATGLVESN is encoded by the coding sequence TTGGAAACAATCTTTAATAAAAACAAAAAAGGTTTCTCACTCATAGAACTCATTATAGTTCTTGCGATAATTAGTATTCTTACATCAATTATTATCACTGGCCTTAGTAGTTTTAATCGAAAAGAGGCACTTGAAAAAGATACTCAGGTTGTAGTGGATATGTTGCGTCAGGCTCGAAGTCAGACACTCGCTTCACATAATGCGAGTCAGTACGGAGTATATTTTGCAACAAGCTCAATTACTCTATTTACAGGAACTACTTACTCAGCAGTAAGTTCATCAAATAATGTATATACATTCAATCCACAAGTTTCAATTTCAAACATAGGTCTTACTAGTAGTAGTACTAGTATTGTATTTTCTCGTTTGAGTGGAGAAGCATCTCATACAGGGACAATCACACTTTTGTCCCCAGCTACTTCTAGTCCAAAAACTGTTACAATATATGCAACAGGATTAGTTGAATCTAATTAA
- a CDS encoding choice-of-anchor R domain-containing protein, protein MIKLHSSHAGFAMLTAVIFFLVISSTIVLGIATPILKQVKIAQDTVRSKESFYLAEGALEDAFYRVQTNKSLVSGDTVVVNGYTTTIALTTTSNGRIIETTANRGGIVRKMQAQLITGEGASFNYGIQAGVGGYVMSGGARINGNVQANGSILATGSVNITGSAIAANSAALNADQTNDSPSTIATCTTSNCISFRNVTASQDIAQSFTVSTSSPLNKIQLYIKKVGTPSDATVRIVTDSSGSPSTSNMLTSNGTLAASQVTTSFGWAEVSFPSNPVLDPTQTYWLVLDNSTQNASNYYSIGANSSYGSGKEAKIGRYGTSWTTTTPSGLDIYFKMYLGGLNSVIGGDTYAGGVTIGGEAWANTVQGASVTGALYCQTGTYNNKTCNTSKPDPSPSTFPISDANIADWKEQSIDVGTGWTYSGNLTIGSAGTTTTTLKRVTGNLLINGGGTADLTGVIVDGSVTVTSGGTLKAGPMKVGGNFTIGSTGHVIKGTTWVVGNITVSSGASVSLASTYGSSSGVVVTDGYIDLDGGGNFAGSGTTGSFPLLVTTSICPAASYCGTHNAVDLGGGAGAVVLNAQWGTLSMTGGGGAKSLVAEKIVINGGATVTYETGLADMSFTSGPSGGWNISSWKEIQ, encoded by the coding sequence ATGATAAAGCTTCATTCATCACATGCTGGGTTTGCAATGCTTACAGCAGTTATCTTTTTCTTGGTCATATCTTCTACGATAGTATTAGGAATCGCTACACCAATATTAAAGCAAGTAAAAATTGCTCAAGATACTGTCCGATCAAAAGAAAGTTTCTATCTTGCAGAAGGTGCACTTGAGGATGCGTTTTATCGTGTTCAAACAAATAAGAGTCTTGTGTCTGGTGACACTGTTGTTGTAAATGGCTACACTACAACTATTGCGCTTACGACAACATCAAATGGAAGAATTATTGAGACTACAGCAAATAGAGGTGGAATAGTTAGAAAGATGCAGGCACAGCTCATTACCGGCGAAGGAGCATCATTTAATTATGGTATCCAAGCAGGAGTAGGGGGATATGTGATGAGTGGAGGCGCCAGAATAAATGGAAACGTTCAAGCTAATGGATCTATTCTTGCAACTGGAAGTGTAAATATTACTGGTTCTGCAATTGCTGCAAATAGTGCTGCCTTAAATGCAGATCAAACAAATGATTCTCCATCAACAATAGCAACCTGTACTACTTCAAACTGTATTTCTTTTAGAAATGTTACAGCTTCTCAAGATATTGCTCAGAGTTTTACTGTATCAACCTCTTCACCGTTAAATAAAATACAGTTATATATTAAAAAAGTAGGAACACCGTCTGATGCCACCGTGAGAATTGTAACTGACAGCAGTGGTTCACCAAGTACTTCAAATATGCTTACCTCAAACGGTACGCTCGCAGCTTCACAAGTAACTACTTCATTTGGATGGGCAGAAGTAAGTTTCCCTTCAAATCCAGTACTAGATCCAACACAAACGTATTGGTTGGTTCTAGATAATAGTACACAAAACGCAAGTAACTATTATAGTATTGGTGCGAATTCTTCATATGGATCAGGGAAAGAAGCAAAAATCGGTCGTTATGGGACAAGTTGGACAACTACCACTCCATCTGGCTTAGATATCTATTTTAAAATGTACCTTGGAGGACTTAATTCAGTAATTGGAGGAGATACTTATGCAGGAGGAGTTACAATTGGTGGAGAAGCTTGGGCAAATACTGTGCAGGGAGCATCTGTAACAGGAGCCCTTTATTGCCAGACTGGAACATATAATAATAAAACATGTAATACCTCGAAGCCCGATCCATCTCCTTCTACATTTCCAATATCTGATGCAAATATTGCTGATTGGAAAGAGCAATCTATAGATGTTGGTACAGGATGGACATACTCAGGTAATCTTACAATTGGATCGGCAGGTACTACAACAACTACACTAAAGCGAGTTACCGGCAATTTGCTTATTAACGGAGGAGGGACAGCTGATTTAACAGGTGTGATTGTAGATGGAAGTGTAACAGTGACCTCTGGAGGAACATTGAAAGCTGGCCCTATGAAAGTTGGGGGAAACTTTACTATTGGGTCAACTGGACACGTAATTAAAGGGACAACGTGGGTAGTCGGAAATATTACTGTTTCAAGTGGAGCTTCTGTAAGCCTTGCTTCAACTTACGGATCAAGTAGTGGGGTAGTAGTAACTGATGGTTATATAGATCTTGATGGTGGAGGAAATTTTGCAGGTTCTGGAACAACAGGAAGTTTCCCTTTGTTGGTAACTACAAGTATTTGCCCGGCGGCTTCATATTGTGGAACACATAATGCGGTAGATCTTGGTGGAGGTGCTGGAGCTGTAGTTTTAAATGCACAATGGGGAACATTGAGTATGACCGGTGGAGGAGGTGCTAAATCTCTTGTTGCTGAAAAGATCGTTATAAACGGAGGTGCAACCGTAACGTACGAAACAGGACTTGCTGATATGAGCTTTACAAGTGGCCCATCTGGTGGCTGGAATATATCGAGCTGGAAAGAAATACAGTAA
- the tpiA gene encoding triose-phosphate isomerase, protein MTKSKKNSKKIIVANWKMNPATLKDVEAIIKGTVGATKKLSNVTTVVCPPFVYTQYVLSKNGKGIVAIGAQNISTEQKGSYTGEVAAPMLAGLGVTHTIIGHSERRKMGETDEAVNKKVLVALASKITPIICIGETTRDDEGKYLSVIKDQIHQALNGVSKANLSKIVIAYEPVWAIGAATAMDAHDIHQMSIFIKKTLIELYVTKSVSVPLLYGGAVEPGNALGIMKDGEVDGLLVGRQGLDPKSFGEILAIANSI, encoded by the coding sequence ATGACAAAGAGCAAGAAAAATTCAAAAAAGATTATTGTCGCTAATTGGAAAATGAATCCTGCGACTCTTAAAGATGTTGAAGCGATTATTAAAGGAACGGTTGGAGCGACAAAGAAATTATCAAATGTAACTACCGTCGTTTGCCCGCCATTTGTATACACTCAATATGTCCTTTCTAAGAATGGAAAGGGAATAGTTGCTATTGGCGCGCAAAATATCTCAACAGAACAAAAAGGATCTTATACTGGTGAAGTAGCTGCTCCAATGCTTGCTGGTTTGGGAGTAACTCATACTATTATCGGTCACTCAGAACGACGAAAGATGGGTGAAACAGACGAAGCGGTAAATAAAAAAGTTCTTGTAGCTCTTGCCTCAAAAATTACTCCTATTATTTGTATTGGTGAAACAACTCGAGATGATGAAGGTAAATATTTAAGTGTTATTAAAGATCAGATACATCAGGCGCTTAATGGAGTTTCAAAGGCAAATCTTTCAAAAATAGTTATTGCATATGAACCTGTATGGGCGATTGGTGCTGCAACGGCAATGGACGCTCATGATATTCACCAAATGAGTATTTTTATAAAGAAGACATTGATTGAGTTGTATGTAACAAAGTCAGTATCAGTTCCACTACTTTACGGAGGTGCAGTGGAACCTGGAAACGCATTGGGCATTATGAAGGATGGAGAAGTGGATGGTTTGCTTGTGGGACGACAAGGACTTGATCCAAAGAGTTTTGGAGAGATTCTCGCTATTGCTAACTCTATCTAA
- a CDS encoding phosphoglycerate kinase: MEYKTLKDIGDIKGKRILVRFDFNVPVQNGAVVDDFRIRKAIPTLDFLVKGGARIGIIAHIEGESDSLKPVYEVLKKTHPVEFCEDCVEEGKDKLAALPEGRIILFENLRLYDGEKKNDPDFVEKLASIGELYVNDAFSVSHRKHASVVGVPAFLPGYLGFQFEEEVENLTKCFNPPHPFLFILGGAKFDTKLPLVEKFLPIADTIFIGGALANDLFKAKGFNVGTSLVSKSDINLSGYAVDQKIMLPADVVAVSETGTAEKQPNELSDNEAMLDVGEMTLVQLQEKIKAAKCILWNGPLGNYEKGYKEPTLRLARMISESDALTVVGGGDTLAAIMDLKIEDKFSFVSTGGGAMLDFLGAGTLPGLQALK; the protein is encoded by the coding sequence ATGGAATATAAAACACTTAAGGACATTGGTGATATTAAGGGAAAAAGAATACTTGTACGATTTGATTTTAATGTCCCGGTACAAAATGGCGCTGTAGTTGATGATTTCAGAATCAGAAAGGCTATTCCCACATTAGATTTTTTGGTGAAAGGTGGGGCACGTATTGGAATTATTGCTCATATCGAAGGAGAAAGTGATTCATTAAAACCAGTATATGAAGTACTTAAAAAGACACATCCAGTAGAATTTTGTGAAGATTGTGTAGAAGAGGGAAAGGATAAGCTTGCAGCTCTTCCTGAAGGACGAATAATATTATTTGAAAACCTTCGATTGTATGATGGTGAGAAAAAAAATGATCCAGACTTTGTAGAAAAGCTTGCATCTATTGGGGAATTATATGTAAATGATGCATTCTCTGTATCTCACCGAAAGCATGCGTCTGTTGTTGGTGTTCCTGCATTTCTTCCAGGGTATCTTGGCTTTCAGTTTGAAGAAGAAGTAGAGAATCTTACTAAGTGTTTCAATCCACCACATCCATTTTTGTTTATCTTAGGAGGTGCAAAATTTGATACTAAGCTTCCTTTGGTAGAAAAGTTTTTACCAATTGCCGATACAATATTTATTGGTGGAGCACTAGCAAACGATTTATTCAAAGCAAAAGGCTTTAATGTGGGAACTTCATTAGTATCAAAATCTGACATTAATCTTTCAGGATATGCAGTAGATCAAAAGATCATGCTTCCTGCTGATGTTGTTGCCGTATCTGAAACAGGTACTGCAGAAAAACAACCAAATGAGCTGTCTGATAATGAAGCAATGCTTGATGTTGGTGAAATGACCTTGGTGCAGCTTCAGGAAAAAATTAAAGCGGCGAAGTGTATCTTATGGAACGGACCACTTGGAAATTATGAGAAGGGGTACAAAGAACCAACGCTACGTTTGGCTCGAATGATTTCTGAAAGTGATGCATTAACCGTGGTGGGAGGAGGAGATACTCTTGCTGCAATTATGGATCTTAAAATAGAAGATAAATTTAGTTTTGTCTCAACGGGAGGAGGAGCGATGCTCGACTTTCTAGGAGCGGGGACACTTCCCGGACTTCAAGCCTTAAAATAA